The following proteins are co-located in the Sebastes umbrosus isolate fSebUmb1 chromosome 24, fSebUmb1.pri, whole genome shotgun sequence genome:
- the acadl gene encoding long-chain specific acyl-CoA dehydrogenase, mitochondrial isoform X1 — translation MFVKKVSKTCLFGLRNVSGRGQVSSVTTTTRLQHSSDQEPVPPTRPETSTAKTLMDIGTRRIFNENHDIFRQSVRRFYQEEVVPHHREWEKAGQVSREAWEKAGEQGMLGIMIPEEHGGIGADLFSAVVVWEEQMYCNCTGPTFALHSDVIMPYISKYGSKEQIQRFVPNMTAGKCISAIAMTEPGAGSDLQGVKTYAKRDGSDWILNGNKVFISGGWVADLVVVVAVTDREARTAAHGISLFLVEDGMKGFQKGRKLEKIGLKAQDTAELFFEDVRLPADALLGEVNKGFYYLMNELPQERLVIAGVAIAACEFMFEEARNYVMQRKAFGKTIAHLQTVQHKLAELKTEICVGRAFVDNCIQLHAEKRLDAATASMAKYWASDLQNKVATECLQLHGGWGYMWEYPIAKAFVDARIQPIYGGTNEIMKELIARTIVSQNRLQ, via the exons ATGTTTGTTAAAAAAGTTAGCAAAACGTGTCTTTTTGGGCTGAGAAATGTCTCCGGACGAGGACAGGTGTCGTCTGTGACTACTACAACCAG GTTACAGCACAGTTCGGACCAGGAGCCTGTCCCTCCGACCCGTCCAGAGACCTCCACTGCCAAGACCCTGATGGACATCGGGACCCGCCGGATTTTCAACGAGAACCATGATATCTTCAGACAAAGCGTCCGGCGCTTCTATCAAGAGGAAGTGGTTCCACATCACAGGGA GTGGGAGAAGGCAGGTCAGGTGAGCAGGGAGGCGTGGGAGAAAGCTGGAGAGCAAGGCATGCTGGGAATAATGATACCAGAGGAGCATGGTGGCATCGGAGCAGACTTGTTTTCTGCGGTTGTCGTGTGGGAGGAGCA AATGTATTGCAACTGCACAGGCCCGACTTTCGCCCTGCACTCCGACGTTATCATGCCCTACATCTCTAAATATGGTAGCAAGGAACAGATTCAACGCTTCGTCCCCAATATGACTGCAGGGAAATGCATCAGCGCTATCGCCATGACGGAGCCAGGAGCAGGCAG TGATCTTCAAGGCGTGAAGACGTACGCTAAGCGGGATGGCAGCGACTGGATCCTCAATGGCAACAAG GTGTTCATCTCAGGAGGTTGGGTGGCCGACTTGGTGGTGGTAGTGGCCGTGACAGACCGCGAGGCGAGGACAGCGGCGCATGGCATCAGTCTGTTCCTGGTGGAGGATGGAATGAAGGGCTTTCAGAAAGGACGCAAGTTGGAGAAGATCGGGTTGAAGGCGCAG GACACAGCTGAACTGTTTTTTGAGGATGTGCGTCTCCCAGCTGACGCCCTCTTGGGGGAGGTCAACAAAGGTTTCTACTACCTGATGAACGAGCTGCCTCAG GAGCGTCTGGTGATTGCTGGCGTGGCTATAGCAGCCTGCGAGTTCATGTTTGAGGAAGCCAGGAACTATGTGATGCAGAGGAAGGCTTTCGGCAAGACGATTGCTCACCTACAG ACTGTGCAACACAAGCTGGCAGAGCTGAAGACTGAGATCTGTGTGGGCCGAGCCTTCGTAGATAACTGCATTCAGCTCCACGCTGAGAAACGCCTGGATGCCGCCACGGCTTCCATGGCCAAGTACTG GGCCTCTGACCTCCAGAACAAGGTGGCCACTGAGTGCCTGCAGCTCCATGGAGGCTGGGGCTACATGTGGGAATACCCCATCGCTAA ggCATTTGTGGACGCCCGTATTCAGCCCATCTACGGAGGCACCAATGAGATCATGAAAGAGCTCATCGCCCGCACCATTGTTAGCCAGAA TAGGTTGCAGTAA
- the acadl gene encoding long-chain specific acyl-CoA dehydrogenase, mitochondrial isoform X2 produces MFVKKVSKTCLFGLRNVSGRGQVSSVTTTTRLQHSSDQEPVPPTRPETSTAKTLMDIGTRRIFNENHDIFRQSVRRFYQEEVVPHHREWEKAGQVSREAWEKAGEQGMLGIMIPEEHGGIGADLFSAVVVWEEQMYCNCTGPTFALHSDVIMPYISKYGSKEQIQRFVPNMTAGKCISAIAMTEPGAGSDLQGVKTYAKRDGSDWILNGNKVFISGGWVADLVVVVAVTDREARTAAHGISLFLVEDGMKGFQKGRKLEKIGLKAQDTAELFFEDVRLPADALLGEVNKGFYYLMNELPQERLVIAGVAIAACEFMFEEARNYVMQRKAFGKTIAHLQTVQHKLAELKTEICVGRAFVDNCIQLHAEKRLDAATASMAKYWASDLQNKVATECLQLHGGWGYMWEYPIAKAFVDARIQPIYGGTNEIMKELIARTIVSQK; encoded by the exons ATGTTTGTTAAAAAAGTTAGCAAAACGTGTCTTTTTGGGCTGAGAAATGTCTCCGGACGAGGACAGGTGTCGTCTGTGACTACTACAACCAG GTTACAGCACAGTTCGGACCAGGAGCCTGTCCCTCCGACCCGTCCAGAGACCTCCACTGCCAAGACCCTGATGGACATCGGGACCCGCCGGATTTTCAACGAGAACCATGATATCTTCAGACAAAGCGTCCGGCGCTTCTATCAAGAGGAAGTGGTTCCACATCACAGGGA GTGGGAGAAGGCAGGTCAGGTGAGCAGGGAGGCGTGGGAGAAAGCTGGAGAGCAAGGCATGCTGGGAATAATGATACCAGAGGAGCATGGTGGCATCGGAGCAGACTTGTTTTCTGCGGTTGTCGTGTGGGAGGAGCA AATGTATTGCAACTGCACAGGCCCGACTTTCGCCCTGCACTCCGACGTTATCATGCCCTACATCTCTAAATATGGTAGCAAGGAACAGATTCAACGCTTCGTCCCCAATATGACTGCAGGGAAATGCATCAGCGCTATCGCCATGACGGAGCCAGGAGCAGGCAG TGATCTTCAAGGCGTGAAGACGTACGCTAAGCGGGATGGCAGCGACTGGATCCTCAATGGCAACAAG GTGTTCATCTCAGGAGGTTGGGTGGCCGACTTGGTGGTGGTAGTGGCCGTGACAGACCGCGAGGCGAGGACAGCGGCGCATGGCATCAGTCTGTTCCTGGTGGAGGATGGAATGAAGGGCTTTCAGAAAGGACGCAAGTTGGAGAAGATCGGGTTGAAGGCGCAG GACACAGCTGAACTGTTTTTTGAGGATGTGCGTCTCCCAGCTGACGCCCTCTTGGGGGAGGTCAACAAAGGTTTCTACTACCTGATGAACGAGCTGCCTCAG GAGCGTCTGGTGATTGCTGGCGTGGCTATAGCAGCCTGCGAGTTCATGTTTGAGGAAGCCAGGAACTATGTGATGCAGAGGAAGGCTTTCGGCAAGACGATTGCTCACCTACAG ACTGTGCAACACAAGCTGGCAGAGCTGAAGACTGAGATCTGTGTGGGCCGAGCCTTCGTAGATAACTGCATTCAGCTCCACGCTGAGAAACGCCTGGATGCCGCCACGGCTTCCATGGCCAAGTACTG GGCCTCTGACCTCCAGAACAAGGTGGCCACTGAGTGCCTGCAGCTCCATGGAGGCTGGGGCTACATGTGGGAATACCCCATCGCTAA ggCATTTGTGGACGCCCGTATTCAGCCCATCTACGGAGGCACCAATGAGATCATGAAAGAGCTCATCGCCCGCACCATTGTTAGCCAGAAGTGa
- the mylz3 gene encoding LOW QUALITY PROTEIN: myosin, light polypeptide 3, skeletal muscle (The sequence of the model RefSeq protein was modified relative to this genomic sequence to represent the inferred CDS: deleted 2 bases in 1 codon) — MAQDHSVLGLQLCFSFLFLLLQLLLSTMAEFSADEIADFKEAFGLFDRVGDSQVAFNQVADIMRALGQNPTNKDVVKILGSPTADDMANKRINFEAFLPMLKEVDSQPKGSYDDYVEGLRVFDKEGNGTVMGAELRIVLSTLGEKMTEPEIEALMTGQEDENGSVHYEAFVKHIMSV; from the exons ATGGCTCAGGACCACTCTGTCTTGGGACTCCAGCTTTGCTTCTCCTTTTTG TttctgctcctccagctccttctcTCCACGATG GCCGAGTTCTCAGCGGACGAGATTGCGG ACTTCAAGGAGGCTTTCGGCCTCTTCGACAGAGTCGGTGACAGCCAGGTGGCCTTCAACCAGGTCGCTGACATCATGCGCGCTCTGGGCCAGAACCCCACCAACAAGGACGTCGTCAAAATCCTGGGCAGCCCTACCGCCGACG ACATGGCCAACAAGAGGATCAACTTCGAGGCTTTCCTGCCCATGCTGAAGGAGGTCGATTCCCAGCCAAAGGGTTCCTACGACGACTACGTTGAGGGTCTGCGCGTCTTCGACAAGGAGGGCAACGGCACAGTCATGGGCGCTGAGCTGCGTATCGTGCTGTCCACCCTGG GAGAGAAGATGACCGAGCCCGAGATTGAGGCCCTCATGACCGGCCAGGAGGACGAGAACGGCAGTGTGCACTATGAGG CTTTCGTCAAGCACATCATGTCTGTGTAA